The nucleotide sequence GTGGGTGACGGCCATCCGCCCTACAACCGGAGTTACGCGGATCCTTCCGGCCGCGTCAGGCGCGGGAGGAGCCGAAGGCGGAGGCTCGGACGGCGGCTTGGGCTTGGGTGTCGGCGCCGGTTCCGGACGGGGCGGGGCGGGAAGCGGCGGCTCCTTCTTCCGGGCCATGTGGCCGGGGAAACCCTCGGTCTCCTCGTCCCACGCGGGCTCGGGCTCCGGCGCGGGTGCGGGGGCGCCCATCTCCGTCTGGATCTGCGCAACCACCGAGTTGACCGGGACGGTCTCCCCCTCCTTGACGAGCAGCCGGGCTATCCGTCCCGCCGCGGGGGAAGGGATCTCCGCGTCCACCTTGTCCGTGGAGATCTCCAGCAGCGGCTGGTCCTTGGCCACCGTGTCGCCGACGGCCACGAGCCACTTCACCACGACCCCCTCCACCACGCTTTCCCCGAGCTGGGGCATCACGACGTCGATGGGCATGTTGCCTCCCCTTTAATAGGCGGCGAGCTTCCGGATCGCCTCGATGACCTTGTCCTGGTTGGGCAGCACGTACTCCTCCATCGGCCCCGCGAACGGGGTGTGGGTGTCGCGCGCCGCCAGCCGGACGACCGGCCCGTCGAGCTCCTCGAAGCAGTCCTGCGCGACGCGGGCGGCGATCTCCCCGCCGATCCCCCCCGTCAGCCGCGCCTCGTGGATGATGAGCAGCTTCCCCGTCTTCCGGACGGAAGCGTAGATCGCGGGCCAGTCGATCGGGAGCAGCGTCCGCAGGTCGATCACCTCGATGTCGACCTCGCCGGCCATGTCCCGGGCCGCCTTCATCGCCGCGTGCATCGGGGGTCCGTATGCGACGACCGTCAGGTCCCTCCCCTCCTTGCGAAGCGCGGCCTTCCCGATGGGGACCGTGAATTCCTCCTCCGGGATATCCTCCTTGATCCTGCGGTAGAGGAACTTGTGCTCGAAGTAGACCACCGGGTCGTCGTCCCGGATCGCCGATTTCAGCAGCCCCTTCGCGTCGTAGGCGGTGGACGGCGCCACGATCTTCAGCCCCGGCACGTGGAAGAACCACGCCTCCGGGTTCTGCGAGTGGTACAGCCCGCCGTGGAC is from Thermodesulfobacteriota bacterium and encodes:
- a CDS encoding transketolase C-terminal domain-containing protein; amino-acid sequence: DTPISESLIIGAGVGLAVQGMRPILEMQFIDFISCGFDQIVNNAATLRYRHGGQTACPIVVRGPSGGGVHGGLYHSQNPEAWFFHVPGLKIVAPSTAYDAKGLLKSAIRDDDPVVYFEHKFLYRRIKEDIPEEEFTVPIGKAALRKEGRDLTVVAYGPPMHAAMKAARDMAGEVDIEVIDLRTLLPIDWPAIYASVRKTGKLLIIHEARLTGGIGGEIAARVAQDCFEELDGPVVRLAARDTHTPFAGPMEEYVLPNQDKVIEAIRKLAAY